The Echinicola rosea genome has a segment encoding these proteins:
- a CDS encoding FecR family protein, with protein MSFDPKNETDFLRHPLFMKWVSGSNSELDSYWHNWVEKYPEKKGMLVRAKDLAKSLSWKEQHQMPQEDFSRIKDNLLLYHVKQEQYKEIDSSHFRYPNRVMKWWLPMAAAVVVMGFFLLSYFELGKTQPSEAIPVADWVVRKVPKGMKKVFRLPDGSQVTVNSDSEIRFPSSFGDERTVELEGQAFFEVVKNPEKPFIIQSGQMKTTVLGTSFDIGAYPEDAGFHVAVVTGKVNVATDNGVSATLFPDEATFFDLRDLSLTKGAYDYDQLIGWKERILKFRKESYKQVFDRLSRWYNVEFVMAEGVSFPGKYSGEFRNESLENVLKGMEYSLDFDYEIKNGKITINNK; from the coding sequence ATGAGCTTTGACCCAAAAAATGAAACAGACTTTTTGAGGCATCCGCTTTTCATGAAGTGGGTATCCGGTTCCAATTCGGAATTGGATAGCTATTGGCATAATTGGGTGGAAAAGTATCCTGAAAAGAAGGGGATGCTGGTAAGGGCCAAGGATTTGGCCAAGTCACTTTCTTGGAAGGAGCAGCACCAAATGCCCCAGGAGGACTTCAGCAGGATCAAAGACAACCTGCTCCTATATCACGTCAAGCAAGAGCAGTATAAGGAAATCGATAGCAGCCATTTCAGGTATCCAAACCGGGTGATGAAATGGTGGCTACCTATGGCTGCGGCCGTGGTGGTGATGGGTTTTTTTCTGTTAAGCTATTTTGAGCTAGGAAAAACGCAGCCAAGTGAGGCTATCCCGGTCGCCGATTGGGTGGTGAGGAAAGTTCCGAAGGGAATGAAGAAAGTATTTCGGCTCCCAGATGGCTCTCAAGTAACGGTCAATTCGGACAGTGAAATCCGCTTTCCCTCCAGCTTCGGAGATGAGCGCACCGTGGAGCTGGAGGGCCAAGCATTTTTTGAGGTGGTCAAGAACCCCGAGAAGCCTTTTATAATACAGAGTGGCCAAATGAAAACCACCGTTCTAGGAACTTCCTTTGATATTGGGGCATATCCGGAGGATGCTGGCTTTCATGTGGCGGTAGTGACTGGAAAGGTAAACGTCGCCACGGACAATGGAGTTTCGGCCACCTTATTTCCTGATGAAGCCACCTTCTTTGATTTGAGAGATTTGTCACTTACTAAAGGAGCGTACGATTACGATCAGCTAATCGGCTGGAAAGAGCGCATCCTTAAGTTTCGGAAGGAATCCTATAAGCAGGTATTTGACAGATTGTCCAGGTGGTACAATGTCGAGTTTGTAATGGCTGAGGGGGTGAGCTTTCCTGGAAAATATAGTGGGGAGTTTAGAAATGAAAGCTTGGAAAATGTGCTCAAAGGCATGGAGTACTCATTGGATTTTGATTATGAAATAAAAAATGGAAAAATAACGATCAACAATAAATAA
- a CDS encoding circularly permuted type 2 ATP-grasp protein translates to MDLSNYQCAGLFDEMFQEDGTCRGHYHPFEKLLKRTHPKKLKQLQFSANKSQLAMGMTFNVYHNEEGLEKILHLDIIPRIIPNPEWLKLEAGLKQRVNALNHFIQDIYNEQEILNDGVVPRDLIENSKDFLKPCIGLTPPKGIWCHITGTDLIRDKNGEYFVLEDNLRCPSGVSYMLESREIIKKAFPNVLNKAGVMPVSNYPARLLNMLQNLSEKEKPVVGVLTPGIYNSAYFEHSYLALQMGVELVTGEDLIVKDHKVYMQTTKGFEPIDVIYRRIDDTFLDPTAFNPDSLLGVSGIFDAYKAGTIALANAPGTGVADDKAVYAYVPDIIKYYLNEDPILNNVPTYLCRKPDERQYVLDHIDELVVKETNAAGGYGMLIGPKASAEEHEKFRQLITANPTNYIAQPTLSLSTVPTLVEDNVECRHVDLRPYVLYGEDIDVIPGALSRVALKKGSLVVNSSQGGGSKDTWVLY, encoded by the coding sequence ATGGATTTAAGCAATTACCAGTGCGCGGGGCTTTTTGATGAAATGTTTCAGGAAGACGGCACCTGTAGGGGCCACTATCATCCTTTCGAAAAACTCCTTAAAAGAACACACCCCAAAAAACTCAAGCAGCTTCAGTTTTCGGCCAACAAAAGCCAACTGGCGATGGGCATGACCTTCAATGTTTACCACAATGAAGAAGGGCTGGAAAAGATCCTCCACCTTGACATAATTCCCCGGATCATTCCCAATCCCGAATGGCTAAAACTAGAGGCGGGTCTAAAACAACGGGTCAATGCCCTCAACCATTTTATCCAGGACATTTACAATGAGCAGGAGATTCTCAATGACGGAGTAGTGCCAAGGGACCTGATCGAAAACAGTAAGGACTTCCTAAAGCCCTGTATCGGACTCACTCCTCCCAAGGGCATTTGGTGCCACATTACGGGTACAGACCTCATCCGGGACAAAAACGGTGAGTACTTTGTCCTAGAGGACAATCTACGGTGTCCTTCGGGAGTTTCTTATATGTTGGAAAGTCGTGAAATCATCAAAAAAGCCTTTCCCAATGTACTGAATAAAGCCGGTGTCATGCCCGTATCAAACTATCCCGCCAGACTGCTTAATATGCTGCAGAATCTTAGCGAAAAGGAAAAGCCTGTCGTAGGCGTCCTCACGCCAGGAATCTATAATTCAGCCTACTTCGAACATTCCTATTTGGCCTTGCAGATGGGGGTGGAACTGGTGACGGGTGAAGACCTGATCGTAAAGGACCATAAAGTCTATATGCAGACCACCAAGGGTTTTGAGCCCATCGATGTCATTTATAGACGGATCGATGATACCTTCTTGGATCCGACAGCCTTTAATCCCGATTCCCTCTTGGGAGTCTCCGGCATATTTGATGCCTACAAAGCCGGCACCATAGCGCTGGCCAATGCGCCTGGAACAGGTGTGGCCGATGACAAAGCGGTATATGCCTATGTCCCCGACATCATCAAATATTACCTTAACGAGGACCCCATCCTGAATAATGTACCAACGTACCTCTGTCGTAAACCCGACGAAAGGCAATACGTGCTGGACCACATCGATGAACTGGTCGTCAAAGAAACCAACGCCGCAGGTGGATACGGTATGCTGATAGGCCCTAAAGCCAGCGCTGAGGAACACGAAAAATTCAGGCAACTCATAACGGCCAATCCGACCAATTATATCGCCCAGCCGACACTTTCCCTGTCCACCGTCCCTACCTTGGTGGAAGACAATGTGGAATGCCGCCATGTGGACCTGCGCCCTTATGTTCTGTACGGCGAGGATATCGATGTCATCCCAGGTGCCCTCTCAAGGGTAGCCCTCAAAAAGGGCTCCCTAGTGGTCAACAGCTCTCAAGGCGGTGGCAGTAAAGATACGTGGGTGCTCTATTAA